In one window of Streptomyces sp. NBC_01224 DNA:
- a CDS encoding LacI family DNA-binding transcriptional regulator, translated as MANKPKRPVRQADIARLAGVSQATVSSVITGSGDRYGIAQETRDKVMAAVEALGYVPSAAARQLRGARNRLIGVHTFEPIFPISQMNFYHEFLVGIEEQAVLDGYNLLLFTATDSATGRRPLFVKGASQLSVADGTILLGLDRERSELERLAESGYPFVHIGRRTIEGVDIPFVSPDYEAGVYNAVEKLITLGHTEIAYLEDDVRFEATTARREGYHQAMARHRLRARVIETAQHDAASFDLRGATAVFAEESPQLRWVTTLADSQRLAIPRDLSVVALSEAAGDTTRQWTTLAAPRRQLGAEAVQLLVSVLDGVDSPTHRLLPCLPLKDDTFDKPRG; from the coding sequence ATGGCAAACAAACCGAAGCGACCAGTGCGCCAAGCCGACATCGCCCGACTTGCTGGCGTATCCCAGGCGACCGTGTCCTCCGTGATCACCGGCAGTGGCGATCGTTACGGCATCGCCCAGGAGACTCGGGACAAGGTGATGGCTGCGGTTGAAGCACTCGGCTACGTGCCGAGTGCCGCGGCTCGTCAGCTGCGAGGAGCACGCAACCGGCTCATCGGCGTGCACACTTTTGAACCGATCTTTCCCATTAGCCAGATGAACTTCTACCACGAGTTCCTGGTCGGGATCGAGGAGCAGGCGGTGCTCGATGGCTACAACCTGTTGCTCTTCACTGCCACAGACAGCGCGACAGGAAGGCGCCCCCTCTTCGTCAAGGGCGCTTCCCAACTCTCTGTTGCCGATGGGACGATCTTGCTCGGTCTCGACAGGGAGCGAAGCGAACTCGAGCGCCTGGCGGAAAGCGGCTATCCCTTCGTTCACATCGGTCGGAGAACGATCGAGGGCGTCGACATCCCGTTCGTCAGCCCCGACTACGAGGCGGGTGTGTACAACGCCGTCGAGAAGCTCATCACGCTCGGGCACACCGAGATCGCCTACCTCGAGGACGACGTGAGATTCGAGGCGACCACGGCGAGGCGCGAGGGGTACCACCAGGCGATGGCGCGGCACCGACTGCGCGCCCGTGTGATTGAGACCGCGCAACATGACGCCGCTTCCTTCGACTTGCGTGGAGCGACCGCCGTGTTCGCCGAGGAGTCTCCGCAACTGCGTTGGGTCACCACGCTCGCTGACAGTCAACGTCTGGCGATTCCTCGCGACCTCTCGGTCGTCGCACTTTCGGAAGCAGCCGGCGACACAACAAGACAGTGGACAACGCTCGCGGCACCCAGACGGCAGCTCGGCGCGGAGGCTGTGCAGCTTCTCGTGAGCGTCCTCGACGGTGTCGACAGCCCGACACACCGCTTGCTACCGTGCCTCCCGCTCAAGGACGACACGTTCGACAAGCCTCGGGGTTGA